From Pseudomonas fluorescens, one genomic window encodes:
- a CDS encoding extracellular solute-binding protein, with protein MRLAFSSFIFTALALLLNAAAVNASPQHALTVYGEPAKYPANFSHFAYANPLAPKGGSLRRSAIEIGRFDHVSPYIDKGIGVSQLDGMVYSPLAQRSLDEPYTVYGLVAEKMERAEDGLWLRFYLNPKARFADGTPITAEDVRYTFDLLMTQGSLRYRAQFADVKGVEVESPRVVRFDFKNNENRTLALDIATLPVFPEHWWKTRDFANGGGYEAPLGSGPYRVSKVDSGRSISFQRNPDWWGKDLPVSRGLHNFDRFSIEYFGDTDVARQVLRGGAYDYNREFSATAYSIGYDSPALSDGRLQKAHLAKQGPQPSQGFVFNLQNPIFHDRRVRQALAMLWDFEWSNRQMMRNLYIRQQSFFSNTELAARQLPDAAELAILEPLRGQIPDEVFSQVFEAPKTDGSGLIRDKQLQALALLEEAGWKPDGDRLVNARGEPLAFTFLISQNGMDRLLLPWKRNLAQIGINLNIRLIDASQYVNRLMSRDYDMIVTGYPVTTSPGGELFNYFGSAAANDPGSNNYMALQNPAVDRLISGLVRATTQTDMLRHAHALDRVLQWNYYWIPNYYPPGTSTVWWNRFGMPAIPASNDEAIETWWEMSSTALTNEQMAAERIKRGQPGGPH; from the coding sequence ATGCGACTGGCTTTCTCCTCCTTCATATTCACCGCCCTGGCCTTGCTGCTGAACGCCGCAGCCGTGAACGCAAGTCCCCAGCACGCCCTGACCGTGTACGGCGAACCGGCCAAATACCCCGCCAATTTCAGCCACTTCGCCTACGCCAACCCCCTCGCACCCAAGGGCGGCAGCCTGCGTCGCTCGGCGATTGAAATCGGTCGTTTCGACCATGTCTCGCCCTACATCGACAAAGGCATCGGCGTCAGTCAGCTCGACGGCATGGTCTATTCGCCGCTGGCCCAGCGCTCCCTCGATGAGCCCTACACCGTGTACGGCCTGGTGGCGGAAAAAATGGAGCGCGCCGAAGACGGTTTGTGGCTGCGTTTCTACCTCAATCCCAAGGCGCGCTTCGCCGATGGCACCCCGATCACCGCCGAGGATGTGCGTTACACCTTCGACCTGCTGATGACCCAGGGCAGCCTGCGCTACCGGGCACAATTCGCCGACGTCAAAGGCGTCGAAGTCGAATCGCCGCGCGTCGTTCGCTTTGATTTCAAGAACAATGAAAACCGTACCCTGGCGCTGGACATTGCGACCCTGCCGGTGTTTCCCGAGCATTGGTGGAAGACCCGCGACTTCGCCAACGGCGGCGGCTACGAAGCCCCGCTGGGCAGCGGTCCGTATCGGGTGAGCAAGGTCGATTCGGGGCGCAGCATCAGCTTCCAGCGCAACCCTGACTGGTGGGGCAAGGACCTGCCAGTGAGCCGCGGCCTGCACAACTTTGACCGCTTCAGCATCGAGTACTTCGGCGACACCGACGTCGCCCGCCAGGTGCTGCGCGGCGGTGCCTATGACTACAACCGCGAGTTCTCCGCCACCGCCTACTCCATCGGTTACGACAGCCCGGCCCTGAGCGATGGCCGCCTGCAGAAGGCCCATCTGGCCAAACAGGGTCCGCAGCCGTCCCAGGGTTTTGTGTTCAACCTGCAGAATCCGATCTTCCACGACCGCCGCGTGCGCCAGGCGCTGGCGATGCTCTGGGATTTCGAGTGGAGCAACCGGCAGATGATGCGCAACCTGTACATCCGCCAGCAGAGCTTCTTCTCCAACACCGAACTGGCCGCCCGCCAGTTGCCGGATGCCGCCGAACTGGCGATTCTCGAACCGCTGCGCGGGCAGATTCCCGACGAGGTCTTCAGCCAGGTCTTCGAAGCACCGAAAACCGATGGCAGCGGGCTGATCCGCGACAAGCAACTGCAAGCCCTGGCCCTGCTCGAGGAAGCCGGCTGGAAACCCGACGGCGATCGCCTGGTAAATGCCCGGGGCGAGCCGCTGGCATTCACTTTCCTGATCAGCCAGAACGGCATGGACCGCCTGCTGCTGCCGTGGAAACGCAACCTGGCGCAGATCGGCATCAACCTCAACATTCGCCTGATCGACGCCTCGCAATACGTCAACCGCCTGATGAGCCGCGACTACGACATGATCGTCACCGGCTACCCGGTCACCACCTCGCCGGGCGGCGAGCTATTCAACTATTTTGGTTCGGCGGCGGCCAACGACCCTGGCTCGAACAACTACATGGCGCTGCAAAATCCTGCGGTCGATCGATTGATCAGCGGCCTGGTTCGGGCCACCACTCAGACCGACATGCTCCGCCATGCCCATGCCCTCGATCGGGTGCTGCAATGGAACTACTACTGGATCCCCAATTACTACCCGCCAGGCACTTCCACCGTGTGGTGGAATCGCTTCGGCATGCCGGCGATTCCGGCGAGCAACGACGAAGCCATCGAGACCTGGTGGGAAATGAGCAGCACCGCGCTGACCAATGAGCAGATGGCCGCCGAGCGCATCAAGCGCGGCCAACCCGGAGGACCTCACTGA
- a CDS encoding peptidylprolyl isomerase produces the protein MAKATARHILVASEAKCNELKAQIEGGADFAEVAKANSTCPSSRQGGDLGSFGPGQMVKEFDTVVFSAPVNTVQGPVKTQFGYHLLEVTSRQD, from the coding sequence ATGGCCAAAGCCACTGCCCGTCACATCCTGGTTGCCAGCGAAGCCAAGTGCAACGAACTCAAGGCCCAGATCGAAGGCGGCGCTGATTTCGCCGAAGTTGCCAAAGCCAACTCCACTTGCCCATCGAGCCGCCAGGGCGGTGACCTGGGTTCGTTCGGTCCTGGCCAGATGGTCAAGGAATTCGACACAGTGGTGTTCAGCGCACCGGTCAACACCGTACAGGGCCCGGTCAAGACCCAGTTCGGCTACCACCTGCTGGAAGTGACCAGCCGCCAGGATTGA
- a CDS encoding esterase/lipase family protein, whose translation MQRNASTLYPILLVHGLFGFDSIGKFDLFHGIRQALRNAGAQVFIPFLSATHSNEMRGQQLLEQIDRVLAGTGARKVNLIGHSQGALAARYAGAVAPDKVASVTSVSGPNHGSELADCLRKALKPGELPEYIAVAASTLFVEFLGYLSGRQQIPHNAIAALNALTTEGVALFNEQYPQGLPSTWGGQGAQIVNEVHYYSWSGTLQGPIWKEGLNALDPLHTFCRGFSQFFDREAGQNDGMVGRFSSHLGTVLRSDYPMDHMDSINQTAGLVRSGIDPVDLYLEHAERLKKQGL comes from the coding sequence ATGCAACGGAATGCAAGCACGCTCTATCCCATCCTGCTGGTGCATGGCCTTTTCGGCTTCGACAGCATCGGCAAATTCGATCTCTTCCATGGAATCCGCCAGGCCCTGAGAAATGCCGGCGCCCAGGTGTTCATCCCGTTCCTTTCGGCCACCCATAGCAATGAAATGCGCGGGCAACAATTGCTCGAGCAGATCGACCGGGTCCTGGCCGGTACAGGAGCACGCAAAGTCAACCTGATCGGCCACAGCCAGGGCGCTCTCGCGGCGCGTTATGCCGGGGCGGTGGCGCCAGACAAGGTGGCTTCGGTCACTTCGGTGAGCGGTCCCAACCACGGCTCGGAACTGGCCGATTGTCTGCGCAAGGCACTCAAGCCCGGGGAGCTGCCCGAGTACATCGCCGTCGCCGCCTCGACGCTGTTTGTCGAATTCCTCGGCTACCTCAGTGGCCGGCAACAGATCCCGCACAATGCCATCGCCGCCCTCAACGCCCTGACCACCGAAGGCGTTGCCCTGTTCAACGAACAGTACCCCCAAGGGCTGCCGAGCACCTGGGGTGGCCAGGGCGCGCAAATCGTCAACGAGGTTCACTACTATTCCTGGAGCGGAACGCTGCAGGGACCGATATGGAAGGAAGGCCTCAATGCCCTCGACCCGCTTCACACATTCTGTCGTGGGTTTTCGCAGTTCTTCGATCGCGAAGCCGGGCAGAACGACGGCATGGTCGGACGCTTCAGCTCGCACCTGGGCACCGTGCTGCGCTCCGACTACCCCATGGACCACATGGACAGCATCAACCAGACTGCCGGCCTGGTACGCAGCGGCATCGACCCCGTCGACCTGTACCTTGAACACGCCGAGCGCTTGAAAAAGCAGGGGCTTTGA
- a CDS encoding 3-deoxy-7-phosphoheptulonate synthase, which translates to MNSSICALPLTTLNSANEALTQRLPSSLQLKQQLPLTLALSQQVAAHRQAVRAILDGTDPRLLVVVGPCSIHDPQSALEYAANLARLATDVSDEMLIVMRAYVEKPRTTVGWKGLAYDPHLDGSDDMVGGLTLSRELMREMLRLGLPIATELLQPMAASYFDDLLSWVAIGARTTESQIHREMASGLGMPVGFKNGTDGGVGVATDAMRSAAHPHRHFGVDSQGHPAIIQTPGNPDTHLVLRGGHRGPNYDAQSVAQIEGDLQRLNITSRIMVDCSHANSGKDPLRQPEVFANVLAQRLGGNRSLIGMMIESHLFEGCQPLGAHLRYGVSVTDGCLGWEATERMLRGASEQLRACARVANA; encoded by the coding sequence ATGAACTCGTCCATCTGCGCGTTGCCACTGACCACCCTGAATTCGGCCAATGAAGCCCTGACCCAGCGTCTGCCCAGCTCATTGCAGCTCAAGCAACAACTGCCCCTGACCCTGGCCCTGAGCCAACAGGTCGCCGCCCATCGCCAGGCCGTACGCGCCATCCTCGACGGCACGGACCCGCGCCTGCTGGTCGTAGTCGGTCCCTGCTCGATTCACGATCCGCAATCAGCCCTCGAATACGCCGCCAACCTGGCTCGCCTGGCCACCGACGTCAGCGATGAAATGCTGATCGTGATGCGCGCCTACGTCGAAAAACCACGCACCACCGTGGGCTGGAAAGGCCTGGCCTACGACCCGCACCTGGATGGTAGCGACGACATGGTCGGCGGCCTGACCCTGTCCCGCGAACTGATGCGTGAAATGCTGCGGCTCGGTCTGCCGATTGCCACCGAACTACTGCAACCGATGGCCGCCAGCTACTTCGACGACCTGTTGAGCTGGGTGGCGATTGGCGCGCGCACCACCGAGTCACAGATTCACCGGGAAATGGCCAGCGGCCTGGGCATGCCCGTGGGCTTCAAGAACGGCACCGACGGTGGTGTTGGCGTGGCCACCGATGCCATGCGCTCGGCCGCCCATCCGCACCGCCACTTCGGCGTCGACAGCCAGGGACACCCGGCAATCATCCAGACCCCGGGCAACCCCGACACCCATTTGGTGCTGCGCGGCGGACATCGCGGCCCCAACTACGACGCGCAGAGCGTGGCGCAGATCGAGGGCGACCTGCAGCGTTTGAACATCACGTCGCGGATCATGGTCGATTGCAGCCACGCCAACAGCGGCAAAGACCCGCTGCGCCAACCCGAGGTCTTCGCCAACGTGCTGGCCCAGCGTTTGGGCGGCAATCGGTCGCTGATCGGCATGATGATCGAGAGCCACCTGTTCGAAGGCTGCCAGCCGCTCGGCGCACACTTGCGCTACGGCGTCTCGGTGACCGACGGCTGCCTGGGCTGGGAGGCGACCGAGCGTATGCTGCGGGGCGCAAGCGAGCAATTGCGGGCATGCGCCAGGGTGGCGAACGCCTGA
- a CDS encoding carbon-nitrogen hydrolase family protein, whose amino-acid sequence MSTLTIAAAQSISIAGDLPANILRHQRFIQAAAEQGVQLLVFPELSLTGYEPDLAADLAIAPDAAVLQPLRELAREMAVTAVVGMPIRLNPEGPVLIGALVLAADGSLAVYSKQHLHPGEERAFAAGNGGAPLTLDDTRVALAVCADFCHASHPAAAAADGAQVYAAGVLISPAGYGVDSALLQGYAATHSMLVLMANHGGATGGWESAGRSAVWTADGALLAAAPGVGDGLLIARREVQGWGAEWRSLADA is encoded by the coding sequence ATGAGCACGTTGACGATCGCCGCGGCCCAATCGATCTCCATCGCCGGCGACCTGCCGGCCAACATCCTCCGGCACCAGCGCTTCATCCAGGCCGCCGCGGAGCAGGGCGTGCAGTTGCTGGTGTTTCCCGAATTGTCGCTGACCGGTTACGAGCCTGACCTGGCCGCAGACCTGGCAATCGCCCCGGACGCCGCAGTATTGCAGCCGTTGCGCGAACTGGCGCGGGAAATGGCTGTCACGGCGGTGGTTGGCATGCCGATTCGCCTCAACCCCGAGGGACCGGTGCTGATTGGCGCGCTGGTGCTGGCTGCAGATGGCTCATTGGCGGTCTACAGCAAACAGCATCTGCACCCGGGCGAGGAGCGGGCGTTTGCCGCGGGCAACGGTGGTGCGCCCTTGACCCTGGATGACACCCGGGTGGCGCTGGCGGTGTGCGCGGACTTCTGCCATGCCAGTCATCCCGCTGCGGCGGCGGCCGACGGCGCCCAGGTGTATGCCGCTGGCGTGCTGATCAGCCCTGCGGGCTACGGGGTGGACAGCGCACTTCTGCAAGGCTACGCCGCCACGCACTCGATGCTGGTGTTGATGGCCAACCACGGCGGTGCGACCGGTGGCTGGGAGTCGGCGGGACGCAGTGCGGTCTGGACGGCGGACGGCGCGTTGCTCGCTGCCGCTCCCGGCGTCGGCGATGGGCTGTTGATCGCCCGGCGTGAAGTGCAAGGCTGGGGCGCTGAGTGGCGCTCGTTGGCGGACGCTTGA
- the gacA gene encoding response regulator transcription factor GacA: MIRVLVVDDHDLVRTGITRMLADIDGLQVVGQAESGEESLLKARELKPDVVLMDVKMPGIGGLEATRKLLRSHPDIKVVAVTVCEEDPFPTRLLQAGAAGYLTKGAGLNEMVQAIRLVFAGQRYISPQIAQQLAIKSVQPSNDSPFDSLSEREIQIALMIVGCQKVQIISDKLCLSPKTVNTYRYRIFEKLSISSDVELTLLAVRHGMVDASL, from the coding sequence TTGATTAGGGTGCTAGTAGTCGATGACCATGATCTCGTTCGTACAGGTATCACGCGAATGCTGGCGGACATCGATGGCCTGCAAGTAGTCGGCCAGGCCGAGTCAGGTGAAGAATCCCTGCTCAAGGCGCGCGAACTGAAACCCGATGTCGTGCTGATGGACGTCAAGATGCCTGGCATCGGCGGCCTCGAAGCCACCCGCAAACTGCTGCGCAGCCACCCGGACATTAAGGTCGTGGCGGTCACCGTCTGCGAAGAGGACCCATTCCCCACGCGCCTGCTGCAAGCAGGCGCCGCCGGCTATCTGACCAAGGGCGCCGGGCTCAACGAAATGGTCCAGGCGATCCGTCTGGTGTTTGCCGGCCAGCGCTACATCAGCCCGCAAATCGCCCAGCAACTGGCGATCAAGTCGGTGCAGCCGAGCAACGACTCGCCGTTCGACAGCCTCTCCGAGCGCGAGATCCAGATTGCCCTGATGATTGTCGGCTGCCAGAAGGTGCAGATCATTTCCGACAAACTCTGCCTGTCGCCAAAAACCGTTAACACCTACCGCTACCGCATTTTCGAAAAGCTTTCGATCAGCAGTGACGTCGAGTTGACGCTGTTGGCGGTGCGTCATGGCATGGTCGATGCCAGCCTCTGA
- the uvrC gene encoding excinuclease ABC subunit UvrC — MTDPFDSAAFLSTCSGRPGVYRMFDSDARLLYVGKAKNLKKRLASYFRKTGLAPKTAALVGRIAQVETTITANETEALLLEQTLIKEWRPPYNILLRDDKSYPYVFLSDGAFPRLSIHRGAKKAKGKYFGPYPSAGAIRESLSLLQKTFFVRQCEDSYYKNRTRPCLQYQIKRCKAPCVGLVEPEVYAEDVRHSVMFLEGRSNALTDELSASMEQAASTLDFERAAEFRDQISLLRRVQDQQSMEGGTGDVDVVAAFVNPGGACVHLISVRGGRVLGSKNFFPQVGIEEEVAEVMAAFLGQYFISSPERDLPSELIVNVVHEDFPALIEAIHELRGRELTISHRVRGTRARWQQLAVTNAEQALSARLANRQHVAARFDALAEVLKLDEPPQRLECYDISHSSGEATVASCVVFGPEGPLKSDYRRYNIEGVTPGDDYAAMHQALTRRFSKLKDGEGKLPDILLVDGGKGQLSMARDVLNELAVPDLILLGVAKGATRKAGFETLYLNDAAHEFTLRGDSPALHLIQQIRDEAHRFAITGHRARRGKTRRTSTLEGVAGVGPTRRRDLLKHFGGLQELSRASIEEIAKAPGISKKLAELIYANLHSE; from the coding sequence ATGACTGATCCGTTCGATTCTGCTGCCTTCCTCTCGACCTGCAGTGGCCGCCCCGGTGTGTATCGCATGTTCGACAGCGATGCGCGCCTGCTCTACGTGGGCAAAGCCAAAAACCTGAAAAAACGCCTGGCGAGCTACTTTCGCAAGACCGGTCTCGCGCCGAAAACCGCCGCCCTGGTGGGGCGTATCGCCCAGGTCGAAACCACCATCACCGCCAACGAGACCGAGGCGCTGCTGCTCGAGCAGACGCTGATCAAGGAATGGCGGCCGCCCTACAACATCCTGCTGCGTGACGATAAGTCCTATCCGTACGTGTTCCTCTCGGATGGCGCGTTCCCGCGCCTGAGCATTCATCGCGGCGCGAAAAAGGCCAAGGGCAAATACTTCGGCCCGTACCCCAGCGCCGGTGCGATCCGCGAAAGCCTGAGCCTGCTGCAGAAGACCTTTTTCGTCCGCCAGTGCGAAGACAGTTACTACAAGAACCGTACCCGGCCGTGCCTGCAATACCAGATCAAGCGCTGCAAGGCTCCCTGTGTCGGCCTGGTGGAGCCCGAGGTGTATGCCGAGGATGTGCGGCACTCGGTGATGTTCCTCGAAGGCCGCAGCAATGCCCTGACCGACGAGCTGTCGGCGAGCATGGAGCAGGCGGCCAGCACCCTGGACTTCGAGCGCGCGGCGGAATTTCGCGACCAGATTTCCCTGCTGCGCCGGGTCCAGGACCAGCAGAGCATGGAAGGCGGCACTGGCGATGTCGACGTGGTCGCCGCGTTCGTCAATCCGGGTGGCGCCTGCGTACACCTGATCAGCGTGCGCGGTGGCCGGGTGCTGGGCAGCAAGAACTTTTTCCCGCAGGTGGGTATCGAGGAAGAAGTCGCCGAGGTCATGGCGGCATTTCTCGGACAGTATTTCATCAGCAGTCCGGAACGCGACTTGCCCAGCGAGCTGATCGTCAACGTGGTCCACGAGGACTTCCCGGCACTGATCGAAGCCATTCACGAGTTGCGTGGTCGCGAGTTGACCATCAGCCACAGGGTGCGCGGCACGCGGGCGCGCTGGCAGCAGCTGGCGGTGACCAATGCCGAACAGGCGCTTAGCGCGCGCCTGGCCAATCGTCAGCACGTCGCCGCACGCTTCGACGCCCTGGCCGAAGTGCTCAAGCTGGATGAGCCACCGCAGCGCCTGGAATGCTATGACATCAGTCACTCCAGCGGCGAAGCCACGGTGGCGTCCTGCGTGGTGTTCGGGCCGGAAGGGCCGCTGAAGTCCGACTACCGACGCTACAACATTGAAGGCGTGACCCCGGGCGATGACTACGCGGCGATGCACCAGGCCCTGACCCGGCGCTTCAGCAAACTCAAGGACGGCGAGGGCAAGTTGCCGGACATCCTGCTGGTGGACGGCGGCAAGGGCCAGTTGTCGATGGCCCGCGATGTGCTCAATGAATTGGCGGTGCCCGACCTGATTCTGTTGGGCGTGGCCAAGGGCGCGACGCGCAAGGCCGGCTTCGAAACCCTCTACCTGAATGACGCCGCCCACGAATTCACCCTGCGCGGCGACTCGCCGGCGCTGCACCTGATTCAGCAGATCCGTGACGAAGCCCACCGTTTTGCGATTACCGGTCACCGTGCCCGTCGTGGTAAAACCCGTCGCACCTCGACGCTCGAAGGCGTGGCTGGGGTAGGGCCGACCCGTCGTCGCGACCTGTTGAAACATTTTGGTGGATTGCAGGAGCTGTCTCGTGCAAGCATCGAAGAGATCGCCAAAGCACCAGGGATCAGTAAAAAGCTCGCAGAGTTGATTTATGCAAACCTGCACAGCGAGTAG
- the pgsA gene encoding CDP-diacylglycerol--glycerol-3-phosphate 3-phosphatidyltransferase, translated as MNIPNLITVLRVLLIPIFILLFYMPYHWSYMAASSVFAFAAATDWLDGYLARRLEQSTPFGAFLDPVADKLMVAVALVLLVQEHANLWLTLPAAVIIGREIVISALREWMAEIGARAQVAVSNLGKWKTAAQMLALVILLANPSDFSFWVLVGYVLLMLSAGLTLWSMVHYLRAAWPHLKTDLDKK; from the coding sequence ATGAATATCCCTAATCTGATCACCGTTCTACGCGTCCTGCTTATCCCGATCTTTATTTTGCTGTTCTACATGCCATACCACTGGAGCTATATGGCTGCCAGTTCGGTCTTTGCCTTCGCCGCGGCGACGGACTGGCTGGATGGTTACCTGGCGCGCCGGCTGGAACAGAGCACACCGTTCGGGGCGTTTCTCGACCCGGTGGCCGACAAGCTGATGGTCGCCGTGGCCCTGGTGTTGCTGGTCCAGGAGCACGCCAACCTGTGGCTGACTTTGCCAGCGGCGGTGATCATTGGTCGCGAAATCGTCATCTCCGCCTTGCGCGAGTGGATGGCCGAAATCGGCGCACGGGCCCAGGTGGCCGTGTCCAACCTCGGCAAATGGAAAACCGCTGCGCAAATGCTGGCGCTGGTGATCCTGCTGGCCAATCCGTCGGACTTCAGCTTTTGGGTGTTGGTGGGCTACGTCCTGCTGATGCTTTCCGCCGGCCTGACCTTGTGGTCGATGGTGCACTACCTGCGCGCCGCCTGGCCGCACCTGAAAACCGATCTGGACAAAAAATAA
- a CDS encoding carboxynorspermidine decarboxylase, with translation MIKTPYYLIDKTKLLTNLQKIAYVREQSGAKALLALKCFATWSVFDLMQEYMDGTTSSSLYELKLGRQKFAGETHAYSVAWADDEIEEMLDNSDKIIFNSISQLQRFAERSEGKVRGLRVNPQVSSSDYLLADPARPFSRLGEWDPVKIEGVIEQISGFMFHNNCENGDFSLFDKMLCTIEERFGELLHKVKWVSLGGGIHFTGEGYALDAFCARLKAFSEKYGVQVYLEPGEAAITNSASLEVTVLDTLYNGKHLAVVDSSIEAHLLDLLIYRLNAKLAPSDGEHTYMVCGKSCLAGDIFGEYQFDRPLAIGDRLSFIDTAGYTMVKKNWFNGLKMPSIVVKQLDGTVEVVREFGYNDYLSSLS, from the coding sequence ATGATCAAGACCCCTTACTACCTCATCGATAAAACCAAACTGCTGACCAATCTGCAGAAAATCGCCTACGTACGCGAGCAATCCGGGGCCAAGGCTCTGCTGGCGCTCAAGTGCTTTGCGACCTGGTCGGTGTTCGATCTGATGCAGGAGTACATGGACGGTACCACCTCGTCGTCGCTCTACGAGCTCAAGCTTGGCCGCCAGAAGTTTGCCGGCGAGACTCACGCCTACAGCGTGGCCTGGGCCGATGACGAGATCGAGGAGATGCTCGACAACAGCGACAAGATCATCTTCAACTCCATCAGCCAGCTGCAGCGTTTTGCCGAACGCAGCGAAGGCAAGGTGCGTGGCCTGCGCGTCAACCCGCAGGTGAGCAGCTCCGACTACCTGCTGGCCGATCCGGCGCGTCCGTTCAGTCGCCTGGGCGAATGGGATCCGGTGAAGATCGAAGGCGTGATCGAGCAGATCTCCGGCTTCATGTTCCACAACAACTGTGAGAACGGCGACTTCAGCCTGTTCGACAAGATGCTGTGCACCATCGAAGAACGCTTCGGCGAACTGCTGCACAAGGTCAAGTGGGTCAGCCTCGGCGGCGGCATTCACTTCACCGGTGAAGGCTATGCCCTGGACGCATTCTGCGCGCGCTTGAAGGCGTTTTCCGAGAAGTACGGCGTACAGGTTTACCTGGAACCGGGCGAAGCGGCGATCACCAACAGTGCCTCGCTGGAAGTCACCGTGCTCGACACCCTGTACAACGGCAAGCACCTGGCCGTGGTCGACAGCTCCATCGAAGCCCACCTGCTGGACCTGCTGATCTACCGCCTGAACGCCAAGCTGGCGCCGAGCGACGGCGAGCACACCTACATGGTCTGCGGCAAATCCTGCCTGGCCGGCGATATCTTTGGCGAGTATCAATTCGACCGTCCATTGGCTATCGGCGACCGCCTGTCGTTCATCGACACTGCGGGCTACACCATGGTCAAAAAGAACTGGTTCAACGGCCTGAAAATGCCGTCCATCGTAGTGAAACAACTCGACGGTACAGTCGAAGTGGTTCGTGAGTTTGGTTACAACGACTACCTGTCCAGCCTTTCGTAA
- a CDS encoding saccharopine dehydrogenase family protein, with protein MKKNVLIIGAGGVAKVVAHKCAQHNDELGRIAIASRNISKCQAIIDSVNLKGSLKVPAEIKAYSLDALDIEATKALIRDTESQIVINVGSPFINMSVLRACIDTGVAYLDTAIHEEPGKICETPPWYGNYEWKHLEECQQKNVTAILGVGFDPGVVNAYAALAQQQYFDSIDSIDILDVNAGSHGKYFSTNFDPEINFREFTGQVWSWQNSQWTSNTMFEVKRTDDLPVVGVQNLYLTGHDEVHSISKNLGIANVRFWMSFGEHYINVFSVLKNLGLLSEQPVKTAEGLEVVPLKVVKAVLPDPGSLAPGYTGKTCIGNLVKGTKDGQPREVFIYNVADHEEAFAETDSQGISYTAGVPPVAAALLVARGDWDVSRMVNVEELPAEPFLAALEVMGLPTRIKDETSDRALNFA; from the coding sequence TTGAAGAAGAACGTACTTATCATTGGTGCAGGAGGTGTCGCCAAGGTGGTGGCCCACAAGTGCGCGCAGCACAACGACGAACTCGGTCGTATTGCTATCGCGTCGCGCAACATCTCCAAATGCCAGGCCATCATCGACAGCGTCAACCTCAAAGGCAGCCTTAAAGTGCCTGCCGAGATCAAAGCCTATTCGCTCGACGCGCTGGATATCGAAGCGACCAAGGCACTGATCCGCGACACCGAATCACAGATCGTGATCAACGTCGGCTCACCTTTCATCAACATGTCGGTGCTGCGTGCCTGCATCGATACCGGCGTGGCTTACCTGGACACCGCGATCCACGAAGAGCCAGGCAAGATCTGCGAGACCCCACCCTGGTACGGCAACTACGAGTGGAAACACCTCGAGGAATGCCAGCAGAAGAACGTCACCGCCATTCTTGGCGTGGGCTTCGATCCGGGCGTGGTCAATGCCTATGCGGCACTCGCGCAACAACAGTATTTCGACAGCATTGATTCGATCGACATTCTCGACGTCAATGCCGGTTCCCACGGCAAGTATTTCTCGACCAACTTCGATCCTGAAATCAACTTCCGCGAATTCACCGGACAGGTATGGAGCTGGCAGAACAGCCAGTGGACCAGCAACACCATGTTCGAAGTCAAGCGCACCGACGACCTGCCTGTGGTTGGCGTACAGAACCTGTACCTGACCGGTCACGACGAAGTGCACTCGATCTCGAAGAACCTCGGCATCGCCAACGTGCGCTTCTGGATGAGCTTCGGCGAGCACTACATCAACGTCTTCAGCGTCCTGAAAAACCTCGGCCTGCTCTCCGAGCAACCGGTCAAGACCGCCGAAGGCCTGGAAGTCGTGCCGTTGAAAGTGGTCAAGGCCGTGCTGCCGGATCCAGGCTCCCTGGCCCCGGGCTACACCGGCAAGACCTGCATCGGTAACCTGGTCAAAGGCACCAAGGATGGCCAGCCGCGCGAAGTGTTCATCTACAACGTCGCCGACCACGAAGAAGCCTTCGCCGAAACCGACAGCCAGGGCATCTCCTACACCGCCGGCGTGCCTCCTGTCGCCGCCGCACTGCTGGTCGCCCGTGGCGATTGGGACGTCAGCCGCATGGTCAACGTCGAAGAGCTGCCCGCCGAGCCGTTCCTCGCGGCACTGGAAGTCATGGGTCTGCCGACCCGCATCAAGGACGAAACCTCGGACCGCGCGCTGAACTTTGCCTGA